The following coding sequences lie in one Phalacrocorax aristotelis chromosome 4, bGulAri2.1, whole genome shotgun sequence genomic window:
- the M1AP gene encoding meiosis 1 arrest protein — MNSRKLLSETRRTFPATKVHCQQPLRILIVDVTSPSWTNTCSALSEALENTLCLACSLTGPCRVPPLSLYVVQNQQECLLPFTQVKENFARIQACILELRSLPREGSFPQGGNGVVQAVQDGLQQFKQYSRHTAAGGSRNSSVEITILTSQPGKELVKQLEKNLKDVDLVSLRSIQVIEVLKRDFLEPEDIEQCMPAEEPSSNDIAILGIDINVQTIEDNVISLEMLFKTWLHDYGTESEQLHLLLPSGGFSHASAPKTTLMCLKCDLQERLLDPALLSGTADGSVRAADLNSPCQMAAWQTTVLYKLRVVKALKSEGVCESVLYGLPFIIKPTSCWQLDWDELEINQHSFHALCQSLLKRKWMLLAKREPQNTSPNWNTMVHAYYIIVPSDSATLLVKAVAIRELLLPSTFPALLAEHPERVHGPIESALNNLEVEVAYNPLHLKSNLYKYLKSMLYKPLHRQQAQPRDQRPERHQPKQHQSRAKATVAPLLMAPPPLQAFRPAATRRDSCERSLLPKEYDEFLQ, encoded by the exons ATGAATTCCAGAAAATTACTCTCAGAAACACGGAGAACATTTCCTGCTACTAAAGTACACTGCCAGCAGCCATTGCGGATTCTCATTGTGGATGTCACATCACCTTCCTGGACGAACACTTGTTCTGCACTCTCTGAAGCTCTGGAAAACACACTTTGTTTGGCATGCAGTTTGACAGGCCCCTGCCGTGTTCCCCCGCTGAGCCTGTACGTGGTGCAGAACCAGcaggagtgtctgcttcccttTACG caagtgaaagaaaactttGCACGAATTCAAGCCTGCATTTTGGAGCTCCGTTCGCTACCAAGGGAAGGTTCTTTCCCACAGGGGGGAAATGGAGTAGTACAAGCTGTGCAGGATGGATTGCAACAGTTCAAACAATACAGCAgacacacagcagcaggaggctcAAGAAACAGTTCTGTTGAG ATCACAATTTTGACTAGCCAGCCCGGCAAAGAACTGGtaaagcagctggaaaagaaCTTAAAAGATGTAGACCTTGTGAGTCTGCGAAGTATACAAGTCATTGAGGTTTTGAAGAGGGACTTTCTGGAGCCTGAGGACATAGAACAGTGCATGCCAGCAGAAGAGCCCAGCAGCAATG ataTTGCAATCCTGGGAATAGACATCAATGTGCAAACCATAGAGGACAATGTCATCAGCTTGGAGATGCTGTTTAAAACGTGGCTACATGACTATGGCACAGAGAGTGAACAACTCCATCTCCTCCTTCCGTCGGGAGGCTTCAGCCATGCCAGTGCACCCAAGACCACCCTaa TGTGCCTGAAGTGCGATTTGCAGGAGAGACTGCTTGACCCAGCTCTACTTTCTGGGACTGCTGATGGCTCAGTGAGAGCAGCAGATTTGAATTCACCGTGCCAGATGGCAGCCTGGCAGACTACAGTGCTGTATAAACTCCGGGTTGTAAA GGCTCTGAAGTCTGAAGGGGTCTGTGAGTCTGTACTGTATGGCCTGCCCTTCATCATCAAGCCCACAAGCTGCTGGCAGCTAGACTGGGATGAACTGGAGATAAACCAGCACAGCTTCCATGCTCTGTGTCAGAGTCTTCTG AAAAGGAAGTGGATGCTTTTGGCCAAACGTGAGCCACAGAACACTAGTCCAAACTGGAATACCATGGTGCATGCCTACTACATCATTGTCCCTTCTGACTCTGCCACTCTACTTGTCAAAGCAGTCGCCATCAGGGAGCTCTTGCTGCCGTCAACCTTCCCAGCCCTCCTTGCTGAACATCCTGAGAGAGTGCATGGCCCTATCGAG AGTGCCCTGAACAACCTGGAAGTGGAAGTTGCTTATAACCCCTTGCACCTAAAAAGCAACCTCTACAAATACCTGAAGAGTATGCTGTACAAACctctgcacaggcagcaggCCCAGCCCAGGGACCAGCGACCAGAGCGGCATCAACCCAAGCAG CATCAGAGCAGAGCCAAAGCTACGGTGGCACCCCTTCTGAtggctcctcctcctctccaagCGTTCAGACCAGCAGCGACAAGGAGAGATTCTTGTGAGCGCTCCCTGCTCCCCAAAGAGTATGACGAGTTCCTGCAGTGA